The Gemmatimonadales bacterium genome has a segment encoding these proteins:
- the pyrF gene encoding orotidine-5'-phosphate decarboxylase, with product MAELVVALDVASARAALELVDRLGDAVRWYKVGPVLHVADGPAVVRALRERGREVFLDLKWHDIPNTVAGAVEAALESGVSLATVHLAGGGRMLEAAARVRRGGIRLLGVGVLTSFDAVGFGQVVGRPAGDLAAEQQRLVRLGVAAGLDGYVCAASEARAVRAVAGTRAVLVVPGVRRAAQAAGDQVRTATPREAVEAGADFVVVGRPVTGAADPRGEAVATAAEMGR from the coding sequence GTGGCCGAGCTGGTCGTGGCCCTCGACGTCGCGAGCGCGCGCGCCGCGCTCGAGCTGGTGGACCGGCTCGGCGACGCCGTGCGCTGGTACAAGGTCGGGCCGGTGCTCCACGTGGCGGACGGGCCGGCCGTGGTGCGGGCGCTGCGGGAGCGCGGGCGCGAGGTGTTTCTCGACCTCAAGTGGCACGACATCCCGAACACCGTGGCTGGCGCCGTCGAGGCGGCGCTCGAGTCGGGCGTTTCCCTCGCGACCGTCCACCTCGCCGGCGGCGGCCGCATGCTGGAGGCGGCCGCGCGGGTGCGCCGCGGCGGGATCCGGCTGCTGGGCGTGGGCGTGCTCACCTCGTTCGACGCGGTCGGCTTCGGCCAGGTGGTGGGGCGCCCGGCCGGCGATCTCGCGGCCGAGCAGCAGCGGCTGGTGAGGCTCGGCGTCGCGGCCGGCCTCGACGGCTACGTCTGCGCCGCCTCGGAAGCGCGCGCGGTGCGCGCGGTGGCGGGCACGCGCGCGGTCCTCGTGGTGCCCGGCGTGCGGCGCGCGGCGCAGGCGGCCGGCGATCAGGTCCGGACGGCGACGCCGCGCGAGGCGGTCGAGGCCGGAGCGGACTTCGTGGTGGTGGGGCGTCCAGTCACCGGCGCCGCGGACCCGCGCGGGGAGGCCGTGGCCACGGCCGCGGAGATGGGGCGGTGA